In Actinoplanes derwentensis, the following proteins share a genomic window:
- a CDS encoding steroid 3-ketoacyl-CoA thiolase has translation MGTPVIVDAVRTPIGKRGGWLAGLHPAELLGVALRGLGDPVDLAEQAIGGCVTQGGEQSSNITRTAWLHTGLPWTTGCATIDAQCGSAQQAAHLIASLISAGAISAGVACGVEAMSRVPLRANLGTAGLPRPESWDIDLPNQYVAAERIATRRGLSREDLDSFGVRSQTNAARAWAEGRFDREIVPVLDVRRDQGLRETTIEGLSGLKPVLPDGRHTAGTSSQISDGAAALLLMDADRARDLGLRPRARIVAQCLVGAEPYYHLDGPIAATDRVLARAGMKIDDLDRCEINEAFASVVLSWLAVHRADPDRVNVNGGAIALGHPVGSTGARLLTTALHELERSDSTTALITMCAGGAMSTATIIERL, from the coding sequence GTGGGTACACCGGTGATCGTCGATGCGGTGCGGACCCCGATCGGCAAACGCGGCGGGTGGCTCGCGGGGCTGCACCCGGCCGAGCTGCTGGGTGTGGCGCTCCGGGGGCTCGGTGATCCGGTGGACCTGGCCGAGCAGGCGATCGGCGGCTGCGTCACGCAGGGCGGCGAGCAGTCCAGCAACATCACCCGGACCGCCTGGCTGCACACCGGGCTGCCCTGGACCACCGGATGCGCGACGATCGACGCCCAGTGCGGTTCCGCGCAGCAGGCCGCCCACCTGATCGCCAGCCTGATCAGCGCCGGTGCCATCAGCGCGGGCGTGGCCTGCGGGGTCGAGGCGATGAGCCGGGTGCCGCTGCGGGCCAACCTCGGCACCGCGGGCCTGCCCCGGCCCGAGTCGTGGGACATCGACCTGCCGAACCAGTACGTCGCCGCCGAACGGATCGCCACCCGCCGCGGCCTGAGCCGGGAGGACCTGGACTCGTTCGGCGTGCGGTCGCAGACGAACGCGGCCCGCGCCTGGGCGGAGGGCCGATTCGACCGCGAGATCGTCCCGGTCCTCGACGTCCGCCGGGACCAGGGATTGCGCGAGACGACCATCGAGGGCCTGTCCGGACTGAAACCGGTTCTCCCCGACGGGCGGCACACCGCCGGCACCTCGTCACAGATCTCCGACGGCGCGGCGGCGCTGCTGCTGATGGACGCCGACCGGGCTCGTGATCTGGGGCTCCGGCCGCGAGCCCGGATCGTGGCGCAGTGCCTGGTCGGGGCGGAACCGTACTACCACTTGGACGGCCCGATCGCCGCCACCGACCGGGTGCTGGCCCGAGCCGGCATGAAGATCGACGACCTGGACCGGTGCGAGATCAACGAGGCGTTCGCGAGCGTCGTCCTGTCCTGGCTGGCGGTGCACCGCGCCGACCCGGACCGGGTCAACGTCAACGGCGGCGCCATCGCTCTCGGCCACCCGGTCGGCAGCACCGGCGCACGCCTGCTCACGACCGCCTTGCACGAACTGGAACGGTCCGACTCGACCACGGCACTGATCACCATGTGCGCCGGCGGCGCGATGTCGACCGCCACGATCATCGAACGCCTGTAA
- a CDS encoding cytochrome P450 — protein sequence MAEPRTRIDPTDPDIYLHGIPHAEFAEMRAGDPVRWIPQVRGSAGFDDEGYWAVTRHADVMAVSRNSDVFSSRENTAIARFQPDMTREGIEMQQAIMLNMDPPQHTAQRAIVSRGFTPRAINSLRAALAERAEQIVGALKADNGDFVTDIACELPLQAIAELLGVPQADRGNVFEWSNSMIGYDDPEFNGADPMESAMGLLGYAMQMADERQTCPRDDIVTTLVKAEIDGENLSVDEFGFFVLMLAVAGNETTRNAISHGMHALLTHPEQWELYKQTRPRTAVDEFVRWGSPINVFQRTATQDTVLSGQQIDKGQRVAMFYGSANYDDAVFTTPHVFDITRSPNPHLGFGGSGAHFCLGANLARLEIDLIFNALADHTPDITLTGPAQRLRSGWINGIKHLPVRYR from the coding sequence GTGGCTGAGCCGCGCACCCGCATCGACCCCACCGATCCGGACATCTATCTGCACGGCATTCCGCACGCCGAGTTCGCCGAGATGCGGGCCGGTGATCCGGTCCGCTGGATCCCACAGGTTCGCGGGAGCGCCGGTTTCGACGACGAGGGCTACTGGGCAGTGACCCGGCACGCCGACGTGATGGCGGTGTCCCGCAACAGCGACGTCTTCTCCAGCCGGGAGAACACCGCGATCGCCCGCTTCCAGCCGGACATGACCCGCGAGGGCATCGAGATGCAGCAGGCGATCATGCTCAACATGGATCCGCCGCAGCACACCGCGCAGCGCGCGATCGTCTCCCGCGGTTTCACACCGCGCGCGATCAACAGTCTGCGGGCGGCTCTCGCCGAGCGCGCTGAACAGATCGTCGGGGCGTTGAAAGCCGACAACGGCGATTTCGTGACGGACATCGCCTGCGAGTTGCCGCTTCAGGCCATCGCCGAACTACTCGGCGTCCCCCAGGCGGACCGCGGCAACGTCTTCGAATGGTCCAACTCGATGATCGGTTACGACGATCCCGAGTTCAACGGCGCCGACCCGATGGAATCGGCGATGGGCCTGCTCGGCTACGCCATGCAGATGGCCGACGAACGCCAGACCTGCCCCCGCGACGACATCGTCACCACCCTGGTCAAAGCCGAGATCGACGGCGAGAACCTGTCCGTCGACGAGTTCGGCTTCTTCGTCCTGATGCTCGCGGTGGCCGGCAACGAGACCACCCGCAACGCCATCTCGCACGGCATGCACGCCCTCCTCACCCACCCCGAGCAGTGGGAGCTCTACAAACAGACCCGCCCGCGCACCGCCGTCGACGAGTTCGTCCGCTGGGGCAGCCCGATCAACGTCTTCCAGCGCACCGCCACCCAGGACACGGTCCTTTCCGGTCAACAGATCGACAAAGGTCAGCGGGTGGCGATGTTCTACGGCTCCGCCAACTACGACGACGCCGTCTTCACCACCCCGCACGTCTTCGACATCACCCGCAGCCCCAACCCGCACCTGGGTTTCGGCGGCAGCGGCGCCCACTTCTGCCTCGGCGCCAACCTGGCCCGCCTCGAGATCGACCTGATCTTCAACGCCCTGGCCGACCACACCCCGGACATCACCCTGACCGGCCCGGCCCAGCGCCTGCGCTCCGGCTGGATCAACGGCATCAAACACCTCCCGGTCCGGTACCGCTGA
- a CDS encoding DUF3068 domain-containing protein, which yields MKRIIGATLFGLGILSLLLAMALAWVIVPSQRKVPLDLVPPDVVVETANASFVQAKMLPNGTPQVVVENAGLRSTTGIKPDFKAAAELGGDTIIWNVYHSTNRIDTGEMINSAESRVALDRASGAAVPWAGQCHTETQAPCTPGDVAFAGQLYLFPFGTEKRAYQYWDSTLGKPLPIAYQATEEYNGLSTYRFQQQIPDQPADMNAETLAGLLGFLAPGATSGTISYRATRTLWVEPETGAIVGYREQQHRELVPDVGQPVVIFDADLQYDQATLDAVRKEAESGLALLNLLGFWVPLGLAILGLVLVSAGVLLSRAAGPRGGHRADETTRPLPTPVPS from the coding sequence ATGAAGCGGATCATCGGCGCGACACTGTTCGGACTCGGCATCCTCAGTCTGCTCCTCGCGATGGCGCTCGCCTGGGTCATCGTGCCGTCCCAGCGGAAGGTGCCACTCGACCTGGTGCCCCCGGACGTGGTCGTCGAGACCGCGAACGCGTCGTTCGTGCAGGCGAAGATGCTGCCGAACGGGACGCCGCAGGTGGTCGTCGAGAACGCCGGACTGCGATCCACCACCGGCATCAAGCCCGACTTCAAAGCCGCCGCCGAACTCGGCGGCGACACCATCATCTGGAACGTGTATCACTCCACCAACCGGATCGACACCGGTGAGATGATCAACAGCGCGGAGAGCCGGGTCGCCCTGGACCGCGCATCCGGCGCCGCCGTGCCGTGGGCCGGTCAGTGCCACACCGAGACCCAGGCGCCCTGCACCCCCGGAGACGTCGCCTTCGCCGGCCAGCTCTACCTCTTCCCGTTCGGTACCGAGAAACGCGCCTACCAGTACTGGGACTCCACCCTGGGCAAGCCGCTGCCGATCGCGTACCAGGCGACCGAGGAGTACAACGGCCTGTCCACCTACCGATTCCAGCAGCAGATCCCGGACCAGCCGGCCGACATGAACGCGGAGACCCTGGCCGGACTGCTCGGCTTCCTGGCACCCGGAGCCACCAGCGGAACCATCTCCTACCGGGCCACCCGCACCCTCTGGGTCGAACCGGAGACCGGCGCCATCGTCGGCTACCGCGAACAGCAGCACCGCGAGCTGGTGCCCGACGTCGGCCAGCCGGTCGTCATCTTCGACGCCGACCTCCAGTACGACCAGGCCACCCTCGACGCGGTCCGCAAGGAGGCCGAGAGCGGCCTGGCCCTGCTGAACCTGCTCGGCTTCTGGGTGCCCCTCGGGCTCGCGATCCTGGGTCTGGTCCTGGTATCGGCCGGCGTCCTGCTCTCCCGTGCCGCCGGCCCTCGTGGCGGCCACCGGGCCGACGAGACCACCCGTCCCCTGCCCACCCCGGTCCCGTCCTAG
- a CDS encoding SDR family oxidoreductase encodes MNGPPGRGLLTGKVVVVTAAAGTGIGSAVARRCLDEGARVVLGDSHERRLGETRDQLSGVHPGRVWAIPSDVTDEAAVQRLISGAVSRYGRLDVLVNNAGLGGNRPVTEMSDAEWDLVLDVTLTGTFRCTRAALRQMITQGTGGAIVNNASVLGWRAQAGQAHYAAAKAGVMAFTRCAALDVAAHGIRVNAVAPSLAAHPFLSKVMSQVDLDLLAMREAFGRAAEPWEVATVVAFLASDYASYLTGEVISVSSQHP; translated from the coding sequence ATGAACGGCCCCCCTGGCCGTGGACTTCTGACCGGCAAGGTCGTCGTCGTCACCGCCGCCGCCGGCACCGGGATCGGCTCGGCTGTGGCCCGGCGCTGCCTCGACGAGGGTGCCCGGGTGGTGCTCGGCGACAGTCATGAGCGCCGGCTCGGCGAGACCCGCGATCAGCTCTCCGGCGTGCACCCCGGCCGGGTCTGGGCGATCCCCTCCGACGTCACCGACGAAGCCGCGGTCCAGCGCCTGATCAGCGGGGCGGTCTCCCGGTACGGCCGCCTCGACGTCCTGGTCAACAATGCCGGGCTGGGCGGCAACCGGCCGGTCACCGAGATGTCCGACGCCGAATGGGACCTGGTTCTCGACGTCACGCTCACCGGCACCTTCCGCTGCACCCGCGCCGCCCTGCGGCAGATGATCACGCAGGGGACCGGCGGCGCGATCGTCAACAACGCCTCGGTGCTCGGCTGGCGGGCCCAGGCCGGTCAGGCCCATTACGCGGCGGCCAAGGCCGGGGTGATGGCGTTCACCCGGTGCGCCGCCCTGGACGTGGCCGCGCACGGCATCCGGGTCAACGCGGTGGCGCCCAGCCTGGCCGCGCACCCGTTCCTCAGCAAGGTGATGAGTCAGGTGGACCTGGACCTGCTCGCCATGCGGGAGGCGTTCGGCCGGGCCGCCGAACCGTGGGAGGTGGCGACCGTGGTGGCGTTCCTCGCCAGTGACTACGCGTCCTATCTGACCGGTGAGGTCATTTCCGTCAGCAGTCAGCATCCGTAG
- a CDS encoding acyl-CoA dehydrogenase family protein, producing the protein MPDEAFRIEVREWLEANLTDELRGTGGVGRESEAFAPRLAFARRLAAAGWTTLSWPVAHGGRGASLARQVIFHEEYARAGAPSRPDHIGTTMVGPTLIDHGTPSQQQRFLPALAAVDELWCQGYSEPGAGSDLAGLTTRARLDGDRWVITGQKVWTSLAHVADWCFVLARTAPAPAGGHRSAGLSYLLVPMRQPGITVRPIRQLTGDSEFNEVFFDDAVTSSDLVVGAPGEGWKVAMGTLAYERGAATVGQQVGFQRDLDDLVTVARRTGATRDPALRGRLTRARIDLTVLRAHTLRSLSEDLPASPSVIKLLWTRWRQGLGDLAMDVLASGACSPADVERWQRYFLFSRADTIYGGSDEIQRGIIADRVLGLPRR; encoded by the coding sequence GTGCCGGACGAGGCGTTCCGCATCGAGGTTCGCGAATGGCTGGAAGCCAATCTCACCGACGAGCTGCGCGGCACCGGCGGTGTCGGGCGGGAGAGCGAGGCCTTCGCGCCCCGGCTCGCCTTCGCCCGCCGGCTCGCCGCCGCCGGATGGACCACGCTCTCCTGGCCGGTGGCGCACGGTGGGCGCGGCGCGTCCCTGGCCCGGCAGGTGATCTTCCACGAGGAGTACGCCCGAGCCGGTGCCCCCAGCCGCCCCGACCACATCGGCACCACCATGGTCGGCCCCACCCTGATCGACCACGGCACCCCTTCGCAGCAACAGCGCTTCCTGCCCGCGCTCGCCGCCGTCGACGAGCTGTGGTGCCAGGGCTACTCCGAGCCCGGCGCCGGTTCCGACCTGGCCGGGCTCACCACCCGGGCCCGGCTCGACGGCGACCGCTGGGTGATCACCGGGCAGAAGGTGTGGACCTCGCTCGCCCACGTCGCCGACTGGTGTTTCGTGCTGGCCCGCACCGCGCCCGCGCCGGCCGGCGGGCACCGCTCGGCCGGACTGTCCTACCTGCTCGTGCCGATGCGCCAGCCAGGGATCACGGTCCGGCCGATCCGGCAGCTCACCGGCGACAGCGAATTCAACGAGGTCTTCTTCGACGACGCGGTCACGTCGTCGGATCTGGTCGTCGGCGCGCCGGGGGAGGGCTGGAAGGTCGCCATGGGCACCCTCGCCTACGAACGCGGCGCGGCCACCGTCGGGCAGCAGGTCGGGTTCCAGCGCGACCTCGACGACCTGGTCACGGTCGCGCGCCGGACCGGGGCGACCCGCGATCCGGCGCTACGGGGCCGGCTCACCCGGGCCCGGATCGATCTGACCGTGCTGCGGGCACACACGCTGCGGAGCCTGTCGGAGGACCTGCCGGCCAGCCCGTCGGTGATCAAACTGCTCTGGACCCGGTGGCGGCAGGGCCTCGGCGACCTGGCCATGGACGTGCTCGCTTCCGGCGCGTGTTCTCCGGCGGACGTCGAGCGATGGCAGCGCTACTTCCTGTTCAGCAGGGCCGACACGATCTATGGCGGGTCCGACGAGATCCAGCGGGGCATCATCGCCGACCGGGTGCTGGGATTGCCGCGCCGATGA
- a CDS encoding FadD3 family acyl-CoA ligase, which produces METIPAAVAHAAREFGREPALVDPGVRRYDFTQLHDEVRTVAGALIANGIQPGDRVALWAPNSAKWVLAALGVWSAGAVLVPINMRFTGPEADEILRRSGARGLIVTGPFLGTDRLASLTGTPPFVLTLPKWDSFLNLRSTDPLPAVRPDDLSDILYTSGTTGRSKGAMSAHRQSLGVARAWAEIGGLSVRDRYLVVNPFFHSFGLKAGLLACLVSGVTIVPQAVFDVPRSLDLIEHELISVLPGPPTLYIGLLDHPARTTRRLGSLRLAVTGAATVPPVLVDRIRNELGFATVLTAYGLTEAVVATMCRPGDDTRTVATTCGRAAAGFDVRIGEKDGEVLLRGPNLMLGYLDDPEATAEAIDADGWLHTGDVGELDSDGNLRITDRLKDMYICGGFNVYPAEVERALAALPAVAEVAVVGVPDERLGEVGRAFVVPRPGTDLDTAAVIGFCRERLAGYKVPRSVVVTGELPHNASGKVLKYLLREESR; this is translated from the coding sequence ATGGAGACCATCCCGGCGGCCGTGGCGCACGCTGCGCGCGAATTCGGCAGGGAACCCGCACTTGTCGACCCGGGTGTGCGCCGCTACGACTTCACCCAGCTGCACGACGAGGTCCGCACGGTGGCCGGCGCCCTGATCGCGAACGGCATTCAGCCCGGCGACCGGGTCGCGCTGTGGGCACCGAACAGCGCGAAATGGGTGCTCGCCGCGCTCGGCGTCTGGAGCGCGGGAGCGGTTCTGGTGCCGATCAACATGCGGTTCACCGGCCCGGAGGCGGACGAGATCCTGCGCCGCAGCGGCGCCCGGGGGCTGATCGTGACCGGCCCGTTCCTGGGCACCGACCGGTTGGCGTCGCTGACCGGGACACCACCGTTCGTGCTGACGCTGCCCAAGTGGGACTCGTTTCTCAACCTGAGATCAACAGACCCATTGCCGGCGGTACGACCGGACGACCTCAGTGACATCCTCTACACCTCCGGCACCACCGGCCGCAGCAAGGGCGCGATGAGCGCACACCGGCAGTCCCTGGGCGTGGCCCGGGCCTGGGCCGAGATCGGCGGCCTGAGTGTCCGCGACCGCTACCTGGTGGTGAACCCGTTCTTCCACAGCTTCGGACTCAAAGCCGGCCTGCTGGCGTGCCTGGTCAGCGGCGTGACGATCGTGCCGCAGGCGGTGTTCGACGTGCCGCGCAGCCTCGACCTGATCGAGCATGAGCTGATCTCGGTGCTGCCGGGCCCGCCGACGCTCTACATCGGGCTGCTGGATCATCCGGCCCGGACCACACGGCGGCTGGGTTCGTTGCGGCTGGCGGTCACCGGTGCGGCGACGGTGCCGCCGGTGCTCGTCGACCGGATCCGCAACGAGCTGGGGTTCGCGACCGTGCTCACCGCGTACGGGCTGACCGAAGCAGTAGTGGCCACCATGTGCCGGCCGGGCGACGACACCCGGACCGTGGCGACCACCTGCGGGCGGGCCGCCGCCGGATTCGACGTGCGGATCGGGGAGAAGGACGGTGAGGTGCTGCTGCGCGGGCCGAACCTGATGCTCGGTTACCTGGACGACCCGGAGGCCACCGCCGAGGCGATCGACGCCGACGGCTGGCTGCACACCGGTGACGTCGGCGAACTCGACTCCGACGGCAATCTGCGGATCACCGACCGGCTCAAGGACATGTACATCTGCGGCGGCTTCAACGTCTACCCGGCCGAGGTCGAACGGGCGCTCGCCGCACTGCCGGCCGTCGCCGAGGTGGCGGTGGTGGGTGTGCCGGACGAACGGCTCGGCGAGGTCGGCCGGGCGTTCGTGGTCCCCCGGCCCGGGACGGATCTGGACACCGCGGCAGTGATCGGTTTCTGCCGGGAACGGCTCGCCGGATACAAGGTGCCCCGGTCGGTGGTCGTGACCGGCGAACTGCCGCACAACGCGAGCGGGAAGGTCCTCAAATATCTGCTGAGGGAGGAGAGCCGGTGA
- a CDS encoding enoyl-CoA hydratase, whose amino-acid sequence MTDVVLYERRGPVALVTMNRPRYRNAQNSAMTYALDDAFTRAVDDDAVKVIVLAGAGEHFSAGHDIGTPERDADTSFPRRAVTWWDHTGKEGADRRYAREIEVYLGMCRRWRESPKPSIAMVQGACVAGGLMLAWVCDLIVAAEDAFFADPVLRMGIPGVEYFAHPWMLGPRFAREVLFTGDRFAASRAYEIGMVNRVVPRADLEATALALAARIAEMPPFGLALAKRAVNVCEDQMGMRAGMDSVFGLHHVAHSHNAEVTADPLAGLDAKSMKRAAR is encoded by the coding sequence GTGACCGATGTGGTGCTCTACGAGCGCCGGGGCCCGGTCGCGCTCGTCACGATGAACCGCCCGCGTTACCGCAACGCGCAGAACTCGGCGATGACCTATGCACTCGACGACGCGTTCACCCGGGCCGTCGACGACGACGCGGTGAAGGTGATCGTGCTGGCCGGAGCCGGGGAGCATTTCTCCGCCGGGCACGACATCGGCACTCCGGAACGGGACGCCGACACGTCCTTTCCGCGGCGGGCGGTCACCTGGTGGGATCACACCGGAAAAGAAGGGGCGGATCGGCGGTACGCCCGGGAGATCGAGGTCTATCTGGGCATGTGCCGGCGGTGGCGGGAGTCACCGAAACCGTCGATCGCCATGGTGCAGGGCGCGTGTGTGGCCGGTGGGCTGATGCTGGCCTGGGTGTGCGATCTGATCGTGGCGGCCGAGGACGCGTTCTTCGCCGATCCGGTGCTGCGGATGGGCATTCCCGGCGTGGAGTATTTCGCGCACCCCTGGATGCTGGGTCCGCGATTCGCGCGGGAGGTGCTTTTCACCGGCGACCGATTCGCCGCCTCCCGGGCGTACGAGATAGGCATGGTCAATCGGGTCGTGCCCCGCGCGGACCTGGAGGCCACCGCTCTCGCTCTCGCGGCGCGGATCGCGGAGATGCCGCCGTTCGGGCTGGCGCTCGCGAAACGGGCGGTGAACGTGTGCGAGGACCAGATGGGAATGCGCGCCGGAATGGACTCGGTGTTCGGGCTGCATCACGTCGCGCACTCACACAACGCCGAGGTCACCGCCGATCCGCTCGCCGGGCTGGACGCGAAGTCGATGAAGAGGGCCGCCCGGTGA
- a CDS encoding acyl-CoA dehydrogenase family protein, whose protein sequence is MNLDLDPAAVAFRDDTRRWLAANVPATALPPVETFAGDAAHRDWERRLAEAGLAAISWPLEYGGRAAPALHALLFDEEYHAAGAPVRIGQNGLFLLAPTLLAHGTPQQCARVLPPMARGDQVWAQAWSEPSAGSDLAAVRSTARKVDGGWLLSGQKTWSSRAVVADRAFGLFRSGAGERHRGLTYLMFPLREPGVIVRPIRQLDGAAGFAEIFLDDVFVPDADVIGAPGDGWRVAMSTAGHERGLSLRGPGRFTASAARLIELGRTRRVADSWIRARAYRMQAYASLDEPVAPSATKLFWSELDVALHETALDLLGPLAEIEADWSAGYLFALAGPIYAGTNEIQRNILAQRELGLPR, encoded by the coding sequence GTGAACCTGGATCTGGATCCGGCGGCCGTCGCTTTCCGGGACGATACGCGCAGATGGCTGGCGGCCAATGTCCCGGCCACTGCCCTGCCACCGGTGGAGACGTTCGCCGGTGACGCGGCCCACCGGGATTGGGAGCGCCGGCTCGCGGAGGCCGGTCTGGCGGCGATCTCCTGGCCCCTCGAATACGGCGGACGAGCCGCGCCGGCCCTGCACGCGCTGCTTTTCGACGAGGAGTATCACGCGGCCGGCGCACCCGTACGCATCGGGCAGAACGGTCTGTTCCTGCTCGCGCCGACGTTGCTCGCGCACGGGACCCCGCAACAGTGCGCGCGCGTTCTGCCGCCGATGGCCCGCGGCGATCAGGTGTGGGCGCAGGCCTGGTCGGAACCGTCGGCCGGAAGTGATCTGGCGGCCGTTCGCTCGACGGCCCGCAAGGTCGACGGCGGGTGGCTGCTGTCCGGGCAGAAGACGTGGAGTTCGCGGGCGGTCGTCGCAGACCGGGCTTTCGGGCTGTTCCGTTCCGGCGCCGGGGAACGGCACCGCGGGCTCACCTATCTGATGTTCCCGCTGCGCGAACCCGGAGTGATTGTCCGGCCCATTCGGCAACTCGACGGCGCCGCCGGTTTCGCGGAGATCTTCCTCGATGACGTGTTCGTTCCGGACGCCGACGTGATCGGGGCGCCCGGGGACGGCTGGCGGGTCGCGATGAGCACCGCCGGACATGAGCGGGGATTGTCGCTGCGTGGTCCGGGACGATTCACCGCGTCGGCTGCCCGGCTGATCGAACTCGGTCGCACCCGGCGGGTGGCGGACTCCTGGATCCGGGCCCGGGCCTACCGGATGCAGGCTTACGCGTCGCTGGACGAGCCGGTCGCGCCGAGCGCCACCAAACTGTTCTGGTCCGAACTCGACGTCGCGCTGCACGAGACCGCCCTGGACCTGCTCGGGCCGCTCGCCGAAATCGAAGCCGACTGGTCCGCCGGTTATCTGTTCGCGCTGGCCGGGCCGATCTATGCCGGGACCAACGAGATCCAGCGGAACATTCTCGCGCAGCGGGAGCTGGGGCTGCCGCGATGA
- a CDS encoding acyl-CoA dehydrogenase family protein gives MRLVPSAEQRGFADALHDLLSDADVAGISAAWADGDTQPGRRLWAAFGEIGVTGLLTGPEPGGPDDLVVAAEELGHHAVPGPVAESIAAAPLLAGDRWLPELAAGRIIVTLAAPPWLPLAVDGDTADLVLFVTGDGIRSGRPGAVHASPHPARRLAEVRPGDILATGRPVRHALELGVLACSAQLLGAGRALLEMSIAYATTRSQFGRPVGAFQAVQHRLADVSVALTFARPLLHAAAVTVCPEDVSAAKVACGEAAVLAARAALQVHGAIGFTAEFELSRWLTLVQVLHRSWGTADQHRDRILQELP, from the coding sequence ATGAGACTCGTGCCGTCGGCGGAGCAGCGCGGGTTCGCGGACGCCTTGCACGACCTGCTCTCCGACGCGGACGTGGCCGGGATCTCGGCGGCCTGGGCGGACGGTGACACCCAACCGGGGCGGCGGTTGTGGGCGGCGTTCGGTGAGATCGGCGTGACCGGCCTGCTGACCGGTCCCGAGCCCGGCGGACCGGACGATCTCGTGGTCGCCGCGGAGGAACTGGGACATCACGCCGTACCCGGGCCGGTCGCCGAATCGATCGCGGCAGCGCCCCTGCTGGCCGGCGACCGGTGGCTGCCGGAACTCGCCGCCGGACGGATCATCGTGACGCTGGCCGCGCCGCCCTGGCTGCCGCTGGCCGTCGACGGGGACACCGCCGACCTGGTCCTGTTCGTCACCGGCGACGGGATCCGGTCCGGGCGGCCCGGGGCGGTGCACGCGTCCCCGCATCCGGCACGACGGCTGGCCGAGGTCCGGCCCGGTGACATCCTGGCCACCGGCCGCCCGGTGCGGCACGCCCTGGAACTCGGGGTGCTCGCCTGCTCGGCGCAACTACTCGGGGCCGGGCGGGCGCTGCTGGAGATGTCCATCGCGTACGCGACGACCCGCAGCCAGTTCGGCCGGCCGGTCGGCGCTTTCCAGGCGGTGCAGCATCGGCTCGCGGACGTGTCGGTGGCGCTGACGTTCGCCCGGCCGCTGCTGCACGCGGCGGCGGTCACCGTGTGCCCGGAGGACGTCTCGGCGGCCAAGGTGGCCTGCGGGGAGGCGGCCGTACTCGCGGCCCGGGCGGCGCTGCAGGTGCACGGTGCGATCGGGTTCACCGCCGAGTTCGAGCTGAGCCGCTGGCTGACCCTGGTGCAGGTGCTGCACCGGTCGTGGGGCACCGCCGACCAGCACCGGGACCGGATCCTTCAGGAGTTGCCATGA
- a CDS encoding acyl-CoA dehydrogenase family protein yields the protein MSAEQAALRDSVRRLLAGHGDDPGLWGRLCEQIGVGGLTVPEEYGGSGATLAEASVVLEECGRVLSPVPALGSLLASHALQGAGPETRARLLPPLCAGDRIVALAWHGSAVVTGDRITGTFRDVLDTAAADTLLIATAGEIAEVTGAVLEPQNTLDLSRPLTMVRLDEAPIVWRDASHTVPGLRDLACSALAAEQVGTAERALELTVEYVKVRHQFGRPIGSFQVLQHRLADLYVRVQAARSVITDPTVGKVWCSETLRAVAAEMTQMHGGIAITWEHDAHRYLRRAWASAELFGSPAEHVARLAPEFLDT from the coding sequence ATGAGTGCGGAACAGGCCGCGTTGCGGGACTCGGTGCGGAGGCTGCTCGCGGGCCACGGCGACGATCCAGGGCTGTGGGGGCGGCTCTGCGAACAGATCGGCGTCGGCGGGCTGACGGTTCCCGAGGAGTACGGCGGATCCGGGGCCACCCTGGCCGAGGCGTCGGTCGTGCTGGAGGAGTGCGGGCGCGTACTCAGTCCCGTACCCGCTCTGGGGTCTCTGCTGGCGAGTCACGCCCTGCAAGGCGCCGGACCGGAGACCCGGGCCAGGCTGCTGCCTCCGCTGTGTGCCGGTGATCGGATCGTGGCGCTCGCATGGCACGGTTCCGCCGTCGTCACCGGCGACCGGATCACCGGGACGTTCCGCGATGTCCTCGACACCGCCGCCGCGGACACTCTGCTGATCGCGACGGCCGGTGAGATCGCCGAGGTGACCGGTGCCGTCCTGGAGCCGCAGAACACGCTCGACCTGAGCCGGCCGCTCACCATGGTGCGCCTGGACGAGGCCCCGATCGTGTGGCGAGACGCATCTCACACCGTCCCCGGACTGCGGGATCTGGCGTGTTCTGCACTGGCCGCCGAACAGGTCGGTACAGCCGAGCGCGCTCTCGAACTGACAGTCGAGTATGTGAAGGTCAGGCACCAGTTCGGGCGCCCGATCGGCTCGTTCCAGGTGCTGCAGCATCGACTCGCCGACCTGTACGTGCGCGTCCAGGCAGCTCGCTCCGTAATCACCGACCCCACAGTCGGCAAGGTCTGGTGCTCGGAGACACTCCGGGCGGTCGCCGCCGAGATGACCCAGATGCACGGCGGCATCGCCATCACCTGGGAACATGACGCCCACCGCTACCTGCGCCGGGCCTGGGCGTCGGCGGAGCTCTTCGGCTCACCGGCCGAACACGTCGCCCGATTGGCCCCGGAATTTCTGGACACCTGA